One segment of Halorhodospira halophila DNA contains the following:
- a CDS encoding TVP38/TMEM64 family protein: MASDPWRTGLALLGLLLGLAILGGWTWQVGAAVGWQPSGLAEQLAAQPLQSALLLMAMMTAVVVLPLPTIPITVASGLLFGPLLGAAIAVAGALAGAAVAFGLARWLGEGLRATRLGRPIPYPLCRDCGDRAMFLAVLVSRLIPVVSFALLSYAAGLTAMRLGPFLLATGVGMLPMTLVYTSLGAIVRVDPAWFIAGTVAALGILLLLPRWVERRNPWNIKRYLSR; encoded by the coding sequence ATGGCATCCGATCCGTGGCGTACCGGACTCGCGCTTCTGGGGCTACTGCTCGGCCTAGCCATCCTCGGGGGCTGGACTTGGCAGGTCGGTGCGGCCGTGGGCTGGCAGCCCTCCGGACTTGCCGAGCAGTTGGCGGCACAGCCGCTGCAGAGCGCCTTGCTCCTCATGGCCATGATGACCGCCGTGGTCGTGCTCCCGTTGCCAACCATCCCCATAACCGTGGCCTCCGGGCTGCTCTTCGGCCCCCTGCTGGGCGCGGCTATCGCCGTAGCCGGCGCGCTGGCAGGCGCGGCCGTCGCCTTCGGGCTGGCCCGGTGGCTGGGGGAGGGGCTGCGCGCGACCCGGCTGGGCCGACCCATCCCCTACCCGCTTTGCAGGGACTGCGGAGACCGCGCGATGTTCCTGGCCGTCCTGGTCTCGCGCCTCATCCCGGTCGTCTCCTTCGCCTTGCTGAGCTACGCGGCAGGCCTGACCGCTATGCGCCTGGGCCCTTTCCTGCTGGCCACGGGCGTGGGCATGCTGCCGATGACCCTGGTCTACACCAGCCTGGGCGCCATCGTGCGCGTCGATCCGGCCTGGTTCATCGCGGGCACCGTGGCGGCCTTGGGCATCCTGCTCCTCCTGCCCCGATGGGTCGAGCGGCGTAACCCCTGGAATATCAAGCGGTACCTGTCCCGATAG
- a CDS encoding alpha/beta hydrolase family protein — protein MRTQRLDFPGAQGHTLSARLDEPEGAPRAHALFAHCFTCGKDIKAASWLAGALAEQGIATLRFDFTGLGGSEGVFGHAGFRSDVADVLAAAQFMRDAGRPVRILVGHSLGGAAAIAAAGDIPECRAVCSIAAPFEADHVLEHLGEKRAQIEAAGEAEVTLGGRPFRVGRSFIEETVGHDQASRIADLRRPLLVMHAPLDEVVPVDHARRIFETAKHPKSYISLDDADHLLTRAADARYAATVIAAWAARYITEPG, from the coding sequence ATGCGCACGCAACGACTGGACTTCCCCGGCGCTCAGGGGCACACGCTCTCGGCAAGGCTCGACGAGCCGGAGGGGGCGCCGCGGGCCCATGCCCTGTTCGCCCACTGCTTCACCTGCGGCAAGGACATCAAGGCGGCCTCGTGGCTGGCGGGCGCGCTGGCCGAGCAGGGGATCGCGACCCTGCGCTTCGACTTTACTGGGCTCGGTGGCAGTGAGGGGGTGTTCGGCCATGCCGGTTTCCGCTCCGATGTGGCCGACGTGCTCGCGGCGGCGCAATTCATGCGCGATGCCGGGCGGCCGGTGAGGATCCTGGTCGGCCACAGCCTCGGGGGCGCGGCGGCGATCGCCGCGGCCGGCGACATCCCGGAATGCCGGGCCGTGTGCTCGATCGCCGCGCCGTTCGAGGCCGATCATGTGCTCGAGCACCTCGGGGAGAAGCGCGCCCAGATCGAGGCCGCCGGTGAGGCCGAGGTGACGCTCGGGGGGCGCCCGTTCCGGGTCGGGCGATCGTTCATCGAGGAGACCGTCGGGCACGATCAGGCGAGCCGGATTGCGGATCTGCGCCGACCGCTGCTGGTCATGCACGCCCCTCTCGACGAGGTGGTGCCCGTCGATCACGCGCGGCGGATTTTCGAGACCGCGAAGCACCCGAAGAGCTATATCTCCCTTGATGATGCCGACCATCTTCTGACCCGAGCCGCGGACGCCCGGTACGCCGCCACCGTCATCGCCGCCTGGGCGGCGCGCTACATCACCGAGCCCGGATGA
- a CDS encoding radical SAM protein: MSHEEEAPPQQAKGEEGSGADRYLIDPRKFRDPAFTADGQPRASVRLQRLETLWFCTGTLCNLACRNCYIESSPRNDALVYLSASEVAGYLDEIAREGLGTRTIAFTGGEPFMNPDMIPILEDTLGRGYEALVLTNAMRPMMKVHERLQTIGERYGQQLTVRVSVDHYRQDLHEAERGPRSWEPMVRGLRWLSESGFRVDVAGRQTSGEAEATLREGYQALFDAHGITLDAHDPERLVLFPEMDASRDAPEISEGCWEKVGRSPDEMMCASSRMVIKRKGASQPVVVPCTLLPYEPAFELGSSLVGSFTEVPLNHPHCAQFCVLGGASCSG; the protein is encoded by the coding sequence ATGAGCCATGAGGAGGAGGCGCCGCCGCAGCAAGCCAAGGGTGAGGAGGGCTCAGGGGCGGATCGATACCTGATCGATCCCCGCAAGTTCCGCGACCCGGCGTTCACGGCCGATGGCCAGCCCCGCGCCTCGGTCCGCCTGCAGCGCCTGGAGACGCTCTGGTTCTGCACCGGGACCCTGTGCAACCTCGCCTGCCGCAACTGCTACATCGAGTCCTCCCCGCGCAATGATGCCCTGGTCTACCTCAGCGCCAGTGAGGTGGCCGGATACCTGGACGAGATCGCGCGCGAGGGCCTCGGCACCCGGACCATCGCCTTCACCGGCGGGGAGCCGTTCATGAATCCGGACATGATCCCCATCCTGGAGGATACGCTCGGTCGCGGCTACGAGGCGCTGGTGCTGACCAACGCCATGAGGCCGATGATGAAGGTCCATGAGCGCCTGCAGACGATCGGGGAGCGCTACGGGCAGCAGCTGACGGTGCGCGTATCCGTCGATCACTATCGGCAGGATCTGCACGAGGCCGAGCGCGGGCCGAGATCGTGGGAGCCCATGGTCCGCGGCCTGCGGTGGCTCTCGGAGAGCGGCTTCCGGGTGGATGTGGCCGGCCGGCAGACCTCCGGGGAGGCGGAAGCGACCCTGCGCGAGGGCTACCAGGCCCTGTTCGACGCCCATGGGATCACGCTCGATGCCCACGACCCCGAGCGCCTGGTGCTGTTCCCGGAGATGGATGCCAGCCGGGATGCCCCGGAGATCTCGGAGGGCTGCTGGGAGAAGGTCGGGCGTAGTCCCGACGAGATGATGTGCGCGAGCTCCCGCATGGTGATCAAGCGCAAGGGGGCATCGCAGCCGGTGGTGGTGCCGTGCACGCTACTGCCTTACGAGCCGGCCTTCGAGCTCGGCTCCAGCCTGGTGGGGAGCTTCACCGAGGTGCCGCTCAACCATCCCCATTGTGCTCAGTTCTGCGTTCTCGGGGGTGCCAGCTGCAGTGGCTGA